Proteins from one Ornithobacterium rhinotracheale genomic window:
- a CDS encoding Dyp-type peroxidase, with protein sequence MCKKYQNVTDYPNNNTIFSVWMLRENTDYVSVFKELCALVINLNNTAAVRFPNDQASIVLGIGYQAWKKLNLPEPLPKELKDFVEIKGAKYTAVSTPGDLHFHIRAREKSLCYDMATEIAKVLKPVADCIVNIEGFKYWDGRSILGFVDGTENPKGEDRVRFGVVGEEDPMYTGGSYLFAQKYLHNMFAWNDLSIEEQEKVIGRSKQNDVEMSDDVKPDNSHIALTNIEDENGEELKIIRENMPFGNPSTQEVGTYFLAYASTFSTTEHMLKHMFIGEPEGNYDRILDFSTPVTGTLFFVPSLDMLEEFAE encoded by the coding sequence ATGTGTAAAAAGTATCAAAATGTAACGGATTACCCGAATAATAACACTATTTTCTCTGTCTGGATGTTGAGAGAAAACACCGATTATGTTTCTGTGTTTAAGGAGCTTTGTGCATTGGTCATTAATCTAAATAATACGGCTGCTGTGCGTTTTCCAAATGATCAAGCAAGTATAGTTTTGGGCATTGGCTACCAAGCGTGGAAAAAGCTAAATTTGCCCGAGCCTCTGCCTAAAGAGTTAAAAGATTTTGTAGAAATCAAGGGAGCGAAATATACGGCAGTTTCTACGCCAGGGGATTTGCATTTTCACATCAGAGCTAGAGAAAAAAGTTTGTGTTATGACATGGCAACCGAGATTGCTAAGGTGTTGAAGCCTGTGGCAGATTGCATAGTAAATATCGAAGGGTTTAAATACTGGGATGGGCGATCGATTCTTGGTTTTGTAGACGGAACCGAAAATCCAAAAGGAGAGGATCGTGTGCGTTTTGGCGTTGTGGGAGAGGAGGATCCAATGTATACGGGCGGAAGTTATCTTTTTGCACAAAAATACTTGCACAACATGTTTGCTTGGAATGATTTAAGCATCGAGGAACAAGAAAAAGTAATCGGGCGAAGCAAACAAAATGATGTGGAAATGAGCGATGATGTAAAGCCAGACAACTCGCACATTGCCCTCACTAATATCGAAGATGAGAATGGAGAGGAGTTAAAAATCATTCGCGAAAATATGCCTTTTGGGAATCCATCTACACAAGAAGTGGGAACTTATTTCTTAGCTTATGCAAGTACATTTTCTACGACAGAGCATATGTTAAAGCATATGTTCATCGGAGAGCCAGAGGGGAATTATGATAGAATTTTAGATTTCAGTACGCCAGTCACGGGAACTTTATTTTTTGTGCCAAGTTTGGATATGCTAGAAGAATTTGCTGAATAA
- a CDS encoding FKBP-type peptidyl-prolyl cis-trans isomerase, with translation MKKIFLALSVAAVFVACKNNDSKVNSEVSQEGLDASYAFGMTLAEQLEGFKNNPANKDSINYSEVEKGVKDYFNNEEKMSSYAYGINIAKQINGVLENEMLKDGLSRDEIIKGFSDYLNKKETRIKKDSVEIVMNSYANNQQKKMQLEQAKEAKENKEKGKEFIAEKTKDPAVKTTQSGLAYKVLNEGSGDNVKIGDHVKIKYTGKTIDGKVFDSSEQNQPEGIDFLLQDGALIPGWVEGLQLMKVGSKYEFYIPAELAYGDSKAGEDIAPGSTLIFDVEVVSKDTPKK, from the coding sequence ATGAAAAAAATATTTTTAGCACTATCTGTAGCAGCAGTGTTTGTTGCTTGTAAAAATAACGACAGCAAAGTAAATTCTGAAGTTAGTCAAGAAGGTTTAGATGCGTCTTATGCTTTTGGTATGACATTGGCAGAGCAATTAGAAGGCTTCAAAAACAATCCTGCAAACAAAGACTCAATCAATTACAGCGAAGTTGAAAAAGGAGTGAAAGACTACTTTAACAACGAAGAAAAAATGAGTTCTTATGCATACGGAATTAATATTGCAAAACAAATCAATGGTGTTTTAGAAAACGAAATGCTTAAAGATGGTTTAAGCCGAGATGAAATCATCAAAGGTTTTAGCGATTATTTAAATAAGAAAGAAACTAGAATCAAAAAAGATTCTGTGGAAATCGTGATGAATAGCTATGCCAACAATCAGCAGAAAAAAATGCAACTAGAGCAAGCTAAAGAAGCAAAAGAAAACAAAGAAAAAGGTAAAGAATTTATCGCTGAAAAGACTAAAGACCCAGCAGTGAAGACTACGCAATCTGGCTTGGCTTACAAAGTGTTGAACGAAGGTTCTGGCGATAATGTGAAAATTGGAGATCATGTAAAAATCAAATACACAGGAAAAACCATCGACGGAAAAGTATTTGATAGCTCTGAGCAAAACCAACCAGAAGGAATTGATTTCCTTTTGCAAGACGGTGCCCTTATCCCTGGATGGGTAGAAGGTTTACAGCTTATGAAAGTAGGTTCTAAATACGAATTCTATATTCCAGCAGAATTAGCTTATGGCGACTCGAAAGCTGGCGAAGACATCGCACCAGGTTCTACTTTGATTTTTGATGTTGAAGTAGTGAGCAAAGACACCCCAAAAAAGTAA
- the wecB gene encoding non-hydrolyzing UDP-N-acetylglucosamine 2-epimerase: MKKILIVFGTRPEAIKMAPLVKGFQNDTQNFETRVCVTAQHREMLDQVLDFFQITPNYDLNLMRLEQNLNQLTAEILIQLKSVLDDFQPDFVFVHGDTTTSMAAALASFYQQITVCHIEAGLRTYNLASPFPEEMNRQITARMAQYHFAPTKRAKQNLINEGITEKNIIVTGNTVIDALMQSVEKIKQNPSIVHQDLIDKIKNQEIILITGHRRENHGTGIQNICQAILALAQKYPEKRFIYPVHLNPKIKEPVQELLGNTENILLVPPLAYQDFIWLMNQSKIIITDSGGIQEEAPSLGKPVLVTRNTTERPEALEHGTVILVGTDTQKIIDETSRLLDNSAFYAQMSNLHNPYGDGKACEKIINFTENLNQ; the protein is encoded by the coding sequence ATGAAAAAAATCTTAATTGTATTTGGAACGCGCCCTGAAGCCATCAAAATGGCTCCGCTCGTAAAAGGCTTTCAAAATGATACGCAAAATTTTGAAACCCGAGTGTGCGTTACAGCACAACACCGAGAAATGCTCGACCAAGTGCTAGATTTTTTCCAAATTACACCTAATTATGATTTAAATTTAATGCGACTAGAGCAAAATCTAAATCAACTTACGGCAGAAATTTTAATTCAGCTAAAATCGGTTTTAGATGATTTTCAGCCCGATTTTGTTTTTGTGCACGGTGACACCACCACGAGCATGGCGGCAGCATTAGCAAGTTTTTATCAGCAAATCACCGTGTGCCACATCGAAGCAGGATTGCGCACTTATAATTTAGCTTCTCCTTTCCCCGAGGAGATGAATCGCCAAATAACGGCTCGCATGGCTCAATATCATTTTGCACCCACGAAACGCGCTAAACAAAATTTAATCAACGAAGGAATAACAGAAAAAAATATCATCGTTACGGGCAACACCGTTATAGATGCTTTGATGCAATCGGTAGAGAAAATTAAACAAAATCCTAGTATCGTTCATCAAGATTTAATTGATAAAATTAAAAATCAAGAAATAATTTTAATCACGGGACATCGCCGAGAGAATCACGGCACAGGCATTCAAAACATTTGTCAAGCCATTCTTGCTTTGGCTCAAAAATATCCCGAAAAGCGATTTATTTATCCCGTGCATTTAAATCCCAAAATCAAAGAACCTGTTCAGGAACTTTTGGGCAATACAGAAAATATTTTACTAGTTCCACCACTCGCCTATCAAGATTTTATTTGGCTGATGAATCAATCCAAAATCATAATTACCGATAGCGGAGGCATTCAAGAAGAAGCACCGAGTTTAGGCAAGCCCGTTTTGGTAACACGAAACACCACCGAGCGTCCCGAAGCACTAGAACACGGAACAGTGATTCTAGTAGGTACCGATACGCAAAAAATAATTGATGAAACTTCTCGATTGCTCGACAATTCAGCATTTTATGCACAAATGAGCAATTTGCACAACCCTTATGGCGATGGCAAAGCCTGCGAAAAAATTATTAACTTTACAGAAAATTTAAACCAATGA
- the wecC gene encoding UDP-N-acetyl-D-mannosamine dehydrogenase, translating into MKADVVIMGLGYIGLPTAAILANKGLNVWGVDINDDVVQTINRGEIHIFEPDLKELVAEAVQSQKLQASTKIIQAKTYLVVVPTPFKENHQPDTSFVEKAIENITPHLQPEDLIIIESTSPIGTTERMQNLVFSLRPELKNQINFAYCPERVLPGNILHELIYNDRVIGGTTEKATEKAIQFYTQFVQGELHATNAKTAEMCKLTENSSRDVQIAFANELSLICEKADIDVWELIQLANKHPRVNILNPGCGVGGHCIAVDPYFILSNFPMESQLIGKAREINNYKSFWCAEQIKKARKDFEIKNGKSPAIALLGLAFKPNIDDLRESPAKYIVQKVLQDAQDEDYYIVEPNIASHKIFKLTPYQEAIEKADIIAILIAHDEFKNLDLKDKIVLDFCGVQSKKH; encoded by the coding sequence ATGAAGGCTGATGTTGTAATTATGGGTTTAGGCTATATTGGATTGCCCACCGCCGCTATTTTAGCCAATAAAGGACTGAATGTGTGGGGCGTAGATATTAATGATGATGTGGTGCAAACCATCAATCGTGGGGAAATTCATATTTTTGAACCAGATTTAAAGGAACTTGTGGCAGAGGCTGTGCAAAGCCAAAAATTACAAGCTAGTACAAAGATCATTCAAGCCAAAACCTATTTAGTTGTGGTACCTACGCCATTTAAGGAAAACCACCAGCCCGATACTTCGTTTGTAGAGAAAGCGATAGAAAACATTACGCCACATTTGCAACCAGAAGATTTAATCATCATTGAATCGACTTCGCCCATTGGTACGACCGAACGAATGCAAAATTTAGTTTTTAGCCTTCGCCCAGAATTAAAAAATCAAATCAATTTTGCGTATTGCCCCGAGCGTGTGTTGCCTGGTAATATTTTGCACGAATTGATTTACAACGATCGTGTGATTGGCGGCACTACAGAGAAAGCAACCGAAAAAGCCATACAATTTTACACGCAATTTGTGCAAGGAGAATTGCACGCAACCAATGCCAAAACTGCCGAAATGTGCAAACTCACCGAAAACTCCTCACGCGATGTGCAAATCGCATTTGCCAACGAGCTTTCATTGATTTGTGAAAAGGCAGACATCGATGTTTGGGAACTCATTCAACTAGCCAACAAGCACCCACGCGTGAATATCCTAAACCCTGGATGTGGCGTGGGCGGCCATTGCATTGCGGTGGATCCTTACTTTATTTTGTCAAACTTCCCGATGGAATCTCAATTAATCGGCAAAGCACGAGAAATCAATAATTATAAATCCTTTTGGTGTGCCGAACAAATCAAAAAAGCAAGGAAAGATTTTGAGATAAAAAACGGAAAATCTCCCGCCATTGCACTTTTGGGTTTAGCCTTTAAACCCAATATTGATGATTTGCGAGAATCTCCTGCCAAATATATTGTGCAAAAAGTTTTGCAAGACGCACAAGACGAGGATTACTACATTGTAGAACCCAACATTGCCTCTCACAAAATATTTAAACTTACGCCGTATCAAGAAGCCATAGAAAAAGCAGATATTATCGCTATTTTGATAGCACATGATGAGTTTAAAAATTTAGACTTAAAAGATAAAATCGTTCTTGATTTTTGTGGCGTTCAATCTAAAAAGCATTAA
- a CDS encoding YqiA/YcfP family alpha/beta fold hydrolase — translation MKTLLYLHGLNSCLHDDRRETLQNYDIEILAPSIDYEGKHDLLDIFVEKYKSMDLIVGSSAGGLLGYYLSGILQIPAILFNPALPFAKNYINLPKLAPREKFLQVVIGAQDKVVPPLETFKILNSDDLKNASMEIHWHNQMEHSLPIDIFTEEIAYFFNKIFRQNNFK, via the coding sequence ATGAAAACACTTTTATATTTACATGGGCTTAATTCTTGCTTGCACGACGATCGCAGAGAAACACTGCAAAACTATGACATAGAGATACTTGCCCCATCTATCGACTATGAAGGAAAACATGATTTATTAGATATTTTTGTAGAAAAATATAAATCAATGGATCTAATTGTGGGATCAAGTGCGGGCGGATTGCTCGGTTATTATTTATCGGGAATTTTGCAAATTCCTGCAATTTTATTTAATCCAGCCTTGCCTTTTGCCAAAAATTACATCAATTTACCAAAACTTGCCCCAAGAGAAAAATTCTTGCAAGTCGTGATTGGAGCACAAGACAAAGTAGTGCCACCTCTAGAGACTTTTAAAATTTTAAATTCAGATGACTTAAAAAATGCTTCAATGGAAATTCATTGGCACAACCAAATGGAACACAGCCTGCCTATTGATATTTTCACCGAAGAAATAGCCTATTTTTTCAATAAAATTTTTAGACAAAACAACTTTAAATGA
- a CDS encoding alpha-L-fucosidase: MKTIKKTIFAVFLMCFSLIKAQNIPTPKPNQLDFLNAELGVVFHYDLHVFDNEKYGQGGNRITPIPDYNIFNPKHLDTDQWIAAAKAMGAKFAILTATHETGFALYQSDVNPYCMKALKFQDGKGDIVRDFVNSCRKYGIKPGIYIGIRWNSFLGIHNFKAEGGGEFAKRRQKWYKKMCEGMTHELTSRYGDLFAVWFDGGADDPRDLGPDVEPIVSKNNPNCLFYHNVDRADFRWGGSESGTVGYPNYSSFPTPFSHNKNNDTQKAYQSLLKHGDPNGKYFVPAMADSPLRGYNGRHEWFWEPGDEEAVYPLAHLMDMYEKSVGRNSTLILGLTPNPDGLLDDGDVKRLREFGEAIQQAYGNPIATQKGTGKTLSIRLKNPEKIQKIIIQEDIAKGERIREFIIEAKIKNRWVKIAEGESVGHKRIIKLPKTYLVKDVRLKVTKSVAPPVISNFSLFL, encoded by the coding sequence ATGAAAACAATAAAAAAAACAATTTTTGCCGTATTTTTAATGTGCTTTAGCTTGATTAAAGCACAAAATATCCCAACTCCAAAACCCAATCAACTTGATTTTTTAAATGCTGAATTAGGAGTGGTTTTCCATTATGATTTACATGTTTTTGATAATGAAAAATATGGACAAGGAGGAAACAGAATCACACCTATTCCAGACTATAATATATTTAATCCTAAACATTTAGATACCGATCAATGGATTGCTGCCGCCAAAGCTATGGGAGCTAAATTTGCTATCCTTACGGCAACACACGAAACGGGATTCGCCCTCTACCAAAGCGATGTAAACCCGTATTGTATGAAGGCTTTGAAATTTCAAGACGGGAAAGGAGATATTGTGCGAGATTTTGTAAATTCTTGTAGAAAATATGGAATAAAACCAGGAATTTATATTGGAATCCGTTGGAATTCATTTTTAGGCATTCACAATTTCAAAGCAGAAGGTGGCGGAGAATTTGCTAAAAGAAGACAAAAATGGTACAAAAAAATGTGCGAGGGCATGACTCACGAACTCACCTCTCGCTATGGCGATTTATTTGCCGTTTGGTTTGATGGAGGTGCCGATGATCCAAGAGATTTAGGACCCGATGTAGAGCCAATTGTAAGCAAAAATAATCCGAATTGCCTTTTTTATCACAATGTAGACCGCGCCGATTTCCGATGGGGTGGCTCGGAATCTGGCACAGTGGGCTATCCTAATTATTCAAGTTTTCCTACGCCATTTTCTCATAACAAAAACAACGACACTCAAAAAGCCTATCAATCTCTGTTAAAACACGGAGACCCAAACGGAAAATATTTTGTTCCCGCTATGGCAGACTCTCCGCTTAGAGGCTACAATGGGCGACACGAGTGGTTTTGGGAGCCAGGTGACGAAGAGGCAGTGTACCCACTCGCCCACTTGATGGATATGTATGAAAAATCGGTTGGGAGAAACTCTACACTGATTTTAGGACTCACACCTAATCCAGACGGGCTGCTTGATGATGGTGATGTAAAGCGTTTAAGAGAGTTTGGGGAAGCCATTCAGCAAGCGTATGGGAATCCTATCGCCACACAAAAAGGAACGGGCAAAACGCTTTCAATCCGATTGAAAAATCCTGAAAAAATCCAAAAAATCATTATTCAAGAAGATATAGCTAAAGGAGAAAGAATCAGAGAATTTATAATCGAAGCCAAAATCAAAAATCGCTGGGTGAAAATTGCCGAAGGTGAATCCGTGGGACATAAAAGAATCATCAAATTACCTAAAACTTACTTAGTTAAGGATGTAAGATTAAAGGTTACAAAATCTGTCGCCCCTCCTGTTATTTCAAACTTTAGCCTCTTTTTATAA
- a CDS encoding glycosyl transferase family 1, producing MQKVLLITYYWPPSGGAGVQRWLKMSKFLAKNYSLSVLIPQGAAYPILDETLQKDVAPNIEVITTPIWEPYALAQKINPKNKQYQKGQIEPSKKQSFLSKISLWIRANLFIPDTRIFWKNSAVKECLKKLNLNDFDAIISTGPPHTCHLIALELKQKFPHLKWLADFRDPWTDIDYFGKLPLTRWALKKHKKLEKEVISKADIVTTVSPTWANDLAQIGGRNVEVVFNAYDESDLKSIGLIKLNKKLTINYLGSLNHDRSPSVLWQLLDQKCQENEFCQQFNLNLIGNIASEVKEEILALKNLAQCTQFVPYLSHDKAIQEMCKSHVLLLLINDTENQKGIIPGKFFEYLATGREILCLGDPDSDLATLLRQTKAGEIFKRNDAESLNHYLDDLYQKFKENQLDLWDNYASIQDFSRRKSAEKIMNLLNTKR from the coding sequence ATGCAAAAAGTACTCTTAATCACCTATTATTGGCCTCCTTCTGGCGGTGCTGGCGTGCAACGGTGGCTGAAAATGAGTAAATTTTTAGCCAAAAATTATTCGCTCAGTGTGCTTATTCCACAAGGGGCCGCCTACCCGATTTTAGACGAAACTTTGCAAAAAGATGTCGCACCCAATATTGAAGTCATCACAACACCGATTTGGGAACCGTATGCTTTAGCCCAAAAAATAAATCCTAAAAACAAGCAATATCAAAAAGGACAAATCGAACCGAGCAAAAAACAATCTTTTTTATCTAAAATTTCTTTGTGGATTAGAGCTAATTTATTCATTCCAGACACACGCATTTTTTGGAAAAATTCGGCAGTGAAAGAATGTTTAAAAAAGCTGAATTTAAACGATTTTGATGCAATCATCAGCACAGGGCCACCGCATACTTGCCATTTAATTGCCCTTGAATTAAAACAGAAATTTCCGCATTTAAAATGGCTGGCAGATTTCCGCGATCCATGGACAGATATTGATTATTTTGGCAAACTCCCACTAACTCGTTGGGCATTGAAAAAACACAAAAAATTAGAAAAAGAAGTAATTTCTAAAGCCGATATTGTAACCACCGTTTCGCCCACTTGGGCAAATGATTTAGCACAAATCGGAGGCAGAAATGTAGAGGTAGTTTTTAATGCTTACGATGAATCTGATCTTAAAAGTATCGGTTTAATTAAATTAAATAAAAAACTAACTATTAATTATTTAGGCTCTTTAAATCACGACAGAAGTCCGTCGGTTTTGTGGCAACTTTTAGACCAAAAATGCCAAGAAAACGAATTTTGCCAACAATTTAATTTAAACCTAATTGGCAACATTGCCAGCGAAGTAAAAGAAGAAATTTTAGCTTTAAAAAACTTGGCACAATGCACACAATTCGTTCCCTATTTGTCGCACGACAAAGCCATACAAGAAATGTGCAAAAGCCATGTTTTGCTCCTGCTCATCAACGACACCGAAAACCAAAAAGGAATCATTCCTGGGAAATTTTTTGAATATCTAGCGACGGGCAGAGAGATTTTATGTTTGGGCGATCCCGACAGCGATTTGGCGACACTCTTACGCCAAACCAAAGCGGGCGAAATTTTTAAACGAAATGATGCTGAAAGTTTAAATCATTATCTTGATGATTTATACCAAAAGTTCAAAGAAAATCAATTAGATTTGTGGGATAATTATGCTAGCATTCAAGATTTTTCGCGCAGAAAATCTGCCGAAAAAATCATGAATTTACTAAACACGAAAAGATGA
- a CDS encoding aspartate aminotransferase family protein yields the protein MREDFFKYQAQTTAFASGVEVSHAKGNYIFGTDGKAYLDFEAGVSANTLGHGNERINQAIIDQVNKHLHVMVYGEYAQEKPVALCKLLAETLPDPLEVTYLVNSGAEAIDASLKLAKRVTGRQEIISAKMAYHGNTHGALSVSGNEDFKRAFRPLLPDVHFIQFNNEEDIQRITEKTAGVILETIQGAAGFIQPHNGWLKRVKQRCEEVGALLILDEIQPGFGRTGKWFAFEHYGVVPDILVLGKGMAGGLPIGAFVASAAHMKKLQANPKLGHITTFGGNPVVAAAALATMQELHEGSYIQDIQAKEDLFRKLLVHPAIKSFPGKGLMLALELENEQIVQKVSALAMKKGLILFWLLYETQFLRITPPLTISMEEIEKGCQIILECLNEVTI from the coding sequence ATGAGAGAAGATTTTTTTAAATACCAAGCACAAACCACTGCGTTTGCTTCTGGCGTTGAAGTTTCGCACGCCAAGGGAAATTATATTTTTGGCACAGATGGCAAGGCTTATTTAGATTTTGAAGCGGGCGTATCTGCCAACACCTTAGGACATGGCAACGAGCGAATCAATCAGGCAATTATAGACCAAGTAAACAAGCACTTGCATGTGATGGTGTATGGCGAATATGCACAAGAAAAGCCCGTGGCACTCTGCAAGCTTTTGGCTGAAACACTACCCGATCCACTCGAAGTGACTTATCTTGTAAACTCGGGTGCCGAGGCGATTGATGCCAGCTTAAAATTGGCTAAACGCGTAACGGGCAGACAAGAAATTATTTCGGCAAAAATGGCGTATCACGGAAACACGCACGGAGCGTTGAGCGTGAGCGGAAACGAAGATTTTAAACGAGCATTCCGTCCGTTGTTGCCCGATGTGCATTTTATTCAGTTTAATAACGAAGAAGACATTCAGCGTATTACAGAAAAAACAGCGGGTGTAATTTTAGAAACCATTCAAGGTGCGGCAGGCTTTATTCAGCCACACAACGGCTGGCTAAAGCGTGTGAAACAACGCTGCGAAGAAGTAGGTGCTCTTTTGATTTTAGACGAAATTCAACCAGGCTTTGGACGCACAGGCAAGTGGTTTGCCTTTGAACATTATGGTGTGGTACCCGATATTTTGGTTTTAGGAAAAGGCATGGCGGGTGGCTTGCCGATTGGTGCTTTTGTGGCTTCTGCCGCACACATGAAAAAACTCCAAGCCAATCCTAAATTAGGGCATATCACAACTTTTGGCGGAAACCCCGTTGTGGCAGCAGCGGCATTGGCTACCATGCAAGAACTGCATGAAGGCTCATATATTCAAGACATTCAGGCAAAAGAAGATTTGTTTAGAAAATTGCTGGTGCACCCTGCCATTAAATCATTTCCAGGCAAAGGGCTGATGCTCGCTCTCGAGCTCGAAAACGAACAAATCGTGCAGAAAGTTTCGGCTTTGGCGATGAAAAAAGGATTAATTCTGTTTTGGCTTCTGTACGAGACTCAATTCCTGCGTATTACACCACCACTCACGATTAGCATGGAGGAAATCGAAAAAGGCTGCCAAATCATTTTGGAATGTCTAAATGAAGTAACAATATAA